From Halomicrobium salinisoli, the proteins below share one genomic window:
- a CDS encoding DUF7095 family protein: MTELSRGAAIDRVEAIVDAVAGETMPVPVREVWVFGDVALGLDPVERVDVYLTKDLLMRDEGDPERFERELGVEGIGRTVRAEWAEAHPDYVRANANGHVAPEKCLAAHLLADDEPVHLEVCNASFEDNVTQRLEGARARENYEQILDPRGVCLWAEGERSDEAFRKLRESELAFPTLSGALEMLGMDESEAETAADAVRAYREQQDGASVRGDVV; encoded by the coding sequence ATGACTGAACTGTCGCGCGGCGCGGCCATCGACCGCGTCGAGGCGATCGTCGACGCCGTCGCCGGGGAGACCATGCCCGTCCCCGTCCGCGAGGTGTGGGTGTTCGGCGACGTGGCGCTGGGGCTGGACCCGGTCGAGCGGGTCGACGTCTACCTCACCAAGGACCTCCTGATGCGCGACGAGGGCGACCCCGAGCGGTTCGAGCGGGAGCTGGGCGTCGAGGGGATCGGCCGCACGGTCCGCGCCGAGTGGGCCGAGGCCCACCCCGATTACGTCCGCGCGAACGCGAACGGCCACGTCGCCCCCGAGAAGTGCCTCGCCGCCCACCTCCTGGCAGACGACGAACCGGTCCACCTCGAGGTGTGCAACGCCTCCTTCGAGGACAACGTCACCCAGCGCCTCGAGGGCGCCCGCGCGCGGGAGAACTACGAGCAGATCCTCGATCCCCGGGGCGTCTGCCTGTGGGCGGAGGGCGAGCGCAGCGACGAGGCGTTCCGCAAGCTCCGCGAGAGCGAACTGGCCTTCCCGACGCTGTCGGGCGCCCTGGAGATGCTCGGCATGGACGAGAGCGAGGCCGAGACGGCCGCAGACGCCGTCCGCGCCTACCGCGAGCAGCAGGACGGCGCCTCCGTCCGCGGCGACGTGGTCTGA
- a CDS encoding sensor histidine kinase, with amino-acid sequence MRLRTRVVAALLAVAVVLSLLSLAGFAFYRDEVVAQEERDLARTAQSVAEQIDIVLSEKKRVVSLWSLRPGIGDHGSASQEEALRTFVAATDFSGASVIASNGTMTAIEGRGIESDQALVGRDFSDRRYFQRAMSGETYVSDPMRAESGNVVVTVSAPISRGGRQLGTFNGAFHVQRGDLFRGIAAAGDETGRITVLANDSVVFETGAGESGDAAIRSTATVENTGWTVVATTTEAALQSRLRAATLLQFGTLAVVLLSVAALGGWLYREYVHNFERLVAGFGALVVGDYGTTVSLSGSTEWQEVGDYFNELSETLARRRVEVAVLNRVLRHNLRNAMTVVAGNADYLADHVEDDRLADVAVRIRDRSESLLALAERARTVESTLRGGDRPPPARPVADVVEETAAGLREEYPEATVAVEGAPPAVAVPGGDLVAVAVDELVTNAVVHGGGTARITVGADEASVSIAVADEGPGMPAVERRILEEPFVETATDHGTGLGLWIVTWIVDRLGGDVSVAVDGGTTVTVRFPRAEAE; translated from the coding sequence ATGCGCCTCCGGACGCGGGTCGTCGCGGCACTCCTGGCCGTGGCGGTCGTCCTCTCGCTGCTCTCGCTGGCTGGCTTCGCGTTCTACCGGGACGAGGTCGTCGCGCAGGAGGAGCGCGACCTGGCGCGTACCGCCCAGTCGGTCGCCGAGCAGATCGACATCGTCCTCAGCGAGAAGAAGCGGGTCGTCTCCCTGTGGTCGCTGCGGCCCGGAATCGGGGACCACGGGTCCGCGTCGCAGGAGGAGGCGCTGCGGACGTTCGTCGCGGCGACGGACTTCAGCGGCGCGTCGGTCATCGCGAGCAACGGGACGATGACGGCCATCGAGGGGCGGGGGATTGAGAGCGACCAGGCCCTGGTCGGGCGGGACTTCAGCGACCGGCGGTACTTCCAGCGCGCGATGTCCGGCGAGACCTACGTCAGCGACCCGATGCGGGCCGAGAGCGGCAACGTGGTCGTGACGGTGAGCGCGCCCATCTCCCGCGGCGGCCGGCAGCTGGGGACGTTCAACGGGGCCTTCCACGTCCAGCGGGGCGACCTCTTCAGGGGCATCGCGGCCGCGGGCGACGAGACCGGCAGGATCACCGTGCTGGCGAACGACAGCGTCGTCTTCGAGACCGGCGCGGGGGAAAGCGGCGACGCGGCCATCCGGTCGACGGCGACGGTCGAGAACACCGGCTGGACGGTCGTCGCGACCACGACAGAGGCCGCCCTGCAGTCACGGTTGCGGGCCGCGACGCTGCTGCAGTTCGGGACGCTCGCGGTGGTCCTGCTCAGCGTCGCCGCGCTGGGCGGGTGGCTCTACCGCGAGTACGTCCACAACTTCGAGCGCCTGGTGGCGGGGTTCGGCGCGCTCGTCGTCGGGGACTACGGGACGACCGTCTCGCTGTCCGGATCCACGGAGTGGCAGGAGGTCGGCGACTACTTCAACGAGCTCAGCGAGACGCTGGCGCGCCGTCGCGTCGAGGTCGCCGTGCTCAACCGGGTGTTGCGGCACAACCTCCGAAACGCGATGACCGTCGTCGCCGGGAACGCGGACTACCTCGCCGACCACGTCGAGGACGACCGGCTGGCCGACGTCGCGGTCCGGATCCGGGACCGGAGCGAGTCGCTGCTCGCGCTCGCCGAGCGGGCGCGGACCGTCGAGTCGACGCTGCGGGGCGGCGACCGACCGCCGCCGGCCCGTCCCGTGGCCGACGTCGTCGAGGAGACCGCCGCCGGCCTCCGCGAGGAGTACCCCGAGGCGACCGTCGCGGTCGAGGGCGCTCCGCCGGCGGTCGCGGTCCCCGGCGGCGACCTCGTCGCCGTCGCCGTCGACGAGCTCGTCACCAACGCCGTCGTCCACGGCGGCGGGACGGCGCGGATCACCGTCGGCGCGGACGAGGCGTCGGTCTCGATCGCCGTGGCCGACGAGGGACCGGGTATGCCCGCGGTCGAGCGGCGGATTCTGGAGGAACCGTTCGTGGAGACGGCCACCGATCACGGCACCGGCCTGGGCCTGTGGATCGTCACGTGGATCGTCGACCGCCTCGGCGGCGACGTGTCGGTCGCCGTCGACGGCGGCACGACCGTCACCGTCCGGTTCCCGCGGGCCGAGGCGGAGTGA
- the sugE gene encoding quaternary ammonium compound efflux SMR transporter SugE yields MSWLLLLVAGLFEAVWAIGLEYSDGFTRPAPTAVTLVALAISMVLLARAVRDLPIGTAYAVWTGIGATATAIYGLVVLDEPAGPARLFFLGLVVAGIAGLHATGT; encoded by the coding sequence ATGTCCTGGCTCCTCCTGCTCGTCGCCGGTCTGTTCGAGGCGGTCTGGGCGATCGGTCTCGAGTACTCCGACGGGTTCACGCGGCCGGCGCCGACCGCGGTCACGCTCGTCGCGCTGGCGATCAGCATGGTCCTGCTCGCGCGGGCGGTGCGGGACCTCCCCATCGGGACCGCCTACGCCGTCTGGACGGGGATCGGCGCGACGGCGACGGCGATCTACGGGCTCGTCGTCCTCGACGAGCCGGCCGGTCCCGCACGGCTGTTCTTCCTCGGCCTCGTGGTCGCGGGCATCGCGGGGCTCCACGCGACGGGGACCTAA
- a CDS encoding DUF2332 domain-containing protein has translation MADGGDERTDADERIDADERDGSSGLDNSDGRNGGSELDEVASAFTELAAWCEGSSELYERLCRIVADDPELLELAAAVPDDRSTANVFLAALQFRLLRGADGRLAEYYPSVTDDAREPDGALGDALRDFCAAQADALRPLLRTRRTQTNAVRRCAALYPAVARVAREVDGPLALVELGPSAGLNLLFDRYRYDYGDAVAGAVDSPVTIRSEVAGGDPPLPDDPPAVRSRVGIDLHPMDVTDPDDADWLRSLVWPDLPERRRALDDALALARRDPPRVVEGDLLDDLPDVLGEIPSDVPVLVVSTLVLYQLPPDAREAVRETLAERAGERPLHWLSGDDELGENDGIRLEWTRAVDGEVRTDLLAGFEQHGRWIEWYGSG, from the coding sequence ATGGCCGACGGTGGGGACGAACGGACCGACGCGGACGAACGGATCGACGCGGACGAACGCGACGGAAGCAGCGGACTGGACAACAGCGACGGACGGAACGGCGGGAGCGAACTTGACGAGGTGGCCTCTGCGTTCACCGAGCTCGCGGCGTGGTGTGAGGGGTCCTCCGAACTGTACGAGCGGCTCTGCCGGATCGTGGCCGACGACCCCGAGCTGCTGGAGCTGGCGGCGGCCGTGCCCGATGACCGGTCGACCGCGAACGTGTTCCTCGCGGCGCTCCAGTTCAGGCTCCTGCGCGGCGCGGACGGTCGCCTGGCCGAGTACTACCCGTCGGTGACCGACGACGCCCGCGAGCCCGACGGCGCCCTCGGCGACGCGCTCCGGGACTTCTGTGCGGCGCAGGCGGACGCGCTCCGACCGCTCCTCCGGACCCGGCGGACGCAGACCAACGCGGTCCGCCGCTGTGCGGCCCTCTACCCGGCCGTCGCGCGCGTCGCCCGGGAGGTCGACGGCCCGCTCGCGCTGGTCGAACTCGGCCCGAGCGCTGGGCTGAACCTCCTGTTCGACCGCTATCGGTACGACTACGGCGACGCGGTCGCCGGCGCCGTCGATTCGCCGGTGACGATCCGCAGCGAGGTCGCCGGCGGCGACCCGCCGCTCCCCGACGACCCGCCGGCGGTGCGCTCCCGCGTCGGGATCGACCTGCACCCGATGGACGTCACCGACCCGGACGACGCCGACTGGCTCCGGTCGCTCGTGTGGCCCGACCTGCCAGAGCGCCGCCGGGCGCTCGACGACGCGCTCGCGCTCGCCCGCCGGGATCCGCCGAGAGTCGTCGAGGGCGACCTGCTCGATGACCTCCCCGACGTCCTCGGTGAGATCCCGTCCGACGTCCCCGTCCTCGTGGTCAGCACGCTCGTCCTCTACCAGCTCCCGCCGGACGCGCGCGAGGCGGTCAGGGAGACGCTCGCCGAGCGCGCCGGCGAGCGGCCGCTCCACTGGCTCTCCGGGGACGACGAACTCGGCGAGAACGACGGCATCCGACTGGAGTGGACGCGGGCGGTCGACGGCGAGGTCCGGACCGACCTGCTGGCCGGGTTCGAGCAGCACGGCCGGTGGATCGAGTGGTACGGCTCTGGGTAG
- a CDS encoding alpha/beta hydrolase, producing MEFRTFGDAADPDCLFVLGWGNRPTHEPVRWLIDRLVDDGWRVHAATLPPHVTDVQRQWVRPVERYAADLDRPALLGHSAGGLTAAHADVDARTRTYLSPWWGEPPARQNPVVGLLARVPGDYRFLPSGIDDGSLLGAHATERQLRDGPDRVSPAFLRATRRAHRTLPRIGDEAVVFCSLTDRIVSTRAVGERVPADRTVLYDGGHELFSSRSREEHLPTLLAALEHGAAALD from the coding sequence ATGGAGTTCCGGACGTTCGGGGACGCCGCCGACCCCGACTGTCTGTTCGTCCTCGGCTGGGGGAACCGCCCGACCCACGAGCCCGTGCGGTGGCTGATCGACCGCCTCGTCGACGACGGGTGGCGAGTCCACGCGGCGACGCTCCCGCCGCACGTGACGGACGTACAACGGCAGTGGGTCCGGCCCGTCGAGCGCTACGCGGCCGACCTCGACCGGCCGGCGCTGCTCGGCCACAGCGCGGGCGGCCTGACCGCCGCCCACGCCGACGTCGACGCCCGCACGCGGACGTACCTCAGCCCGTGGTGGGGCGAACCGCCCGCGAGGCAGAATCCCGTCGTCGGCCTGCTGGCCCGCGTCCCCGGAGACTACCGGTTCCTGCCCAGCGGCATCGACGACGGCTCGCTCCTGGGCGCCCACGCCACCGAGCGCCAGCTCCGGGACGGGCCGGACCGCGTCTCGCCGGCGTTCCTGCGAGCGACGCGCCGGGCGCACCGGACGCTGCCCCGGATCGGCGACGAGGCAGTGGTCTTCTGCTCGCTGACGGATCGGATCGTCTCGACGCGCGCCGTCGGCGAGCGCGTCCCCGCGGACCGGACCGTCCTCTACGACGGCGGCCACGAGCTGTTCTCCTCCCGGTCCCGCGAGGAGCACTTGCCGACGCTGCTGGCCGCGCTGGAGCACGGGGCCGCGGCCCTCGACTAG
- the ncsA gene encoding tRNA 2-thiolation protein NcsA, whose translation MADCDKCGAPAAMHAAYSGLHLCEDHLCRSVEERVRRRVREDNLVPRDATPEDPETWVIGLSGGKDSVVLTQILRETFAEDPRIELVALSIHEGIEGYRDKSLDACEELTDDLGIRHEVVSYESEFDVRMDDVVEDDPESMAACAYCGVFRRDVLSRYAEDLDADKLLTGHNLDDEAETALMNFLEGDVDQMAKHFDASLGPFEGGDAERTRAEQDHHIPRAKPLRDVPEKEVALYARFRDLPAHITECPHAEEAYRGEIQELMLGLEENHPGTRHSIMAGYEKLAALAAAEYGGDDDDREFGECDRCGAPTARELCRKCSLLDALEAV comes from the coding sequence ATGGCGGACTGTGACAAGTGCGGCGCGCCCGCCGCGATGCACGCCGCGTACTCCGGGCTGCACCTCTGCGAGGATCACCTCTGTCGGTCGGTCGAGGAGCGGGTCCGCCGCCGCGTCCGCGAGGACAACCTGGTCCCCCGGGACGCCACGCCCGAGGACCCCGAGACGTGGGTGATCGGGCTCTCCGGGGGCAAGGACAGCGTCGTCCTCACGCAGATCCTCCGGGAGACCTTCGCCGAGGACCCCCGCATCGAGCTCGTCGCCCTGTCGATCCACGAGGGCATCGAGGGGTATCGCGACAAATCGCTGGACGCGTGCGAGGAACTGACCGACGACCTGGGGATCCGCCACGAGGTCGTCTCCTACGAGTCGGAGTTCGACGTCCGCATGGACGACGTCGTCGAGGACGACCCGGAGAGCATGGCCGCCTGCGCCTACTGCGGCGTGTTCCGGCGCGACGTCCTCTCGCGGTACGCCGAGGATCTGGACGCCGACAAGCTCCTGACGGGCCACAACCTCGACGACGAGGCCGAGACGGCCCTGATGAACTTCCTCGAGGGGGACGTCGACCAGATGGCCAAGCACTTCGACGCCTCGCTGGGCCCCTTCGAGGGCGGCGACGCGGAGCGGACCCGCGCCGAGCAGGACCATCACATCCCCCGCGCGAAGCCGCTGCGGGACGTCCCCGAGAAGGAGGTAGCCCTCTACGCCCGCTTCCGGGACCTCCCCGCGCACATCACCGAGTGCCCCCACGCCGAGGAGGCCTACCGCGGCGAGATACAGGAGCTCATGCTCGGTCTGGAGGAGAACCACCCCGGGACGCGCCACTCCATCATGGCCGGCTACGAGAAGCTCGCCGCCCTCGCCGCCGCCGAGTACGGCGGGGACGACGACGACCGCGAGTTCGGCGAGTGCGACCGCTGCGGGGCGCCGACGGCGAGAGAGCTGTGCCGGAAGTGCTCTCTATTAGACGCACTCGAGGCTGTTTAG
- a CDS encoding HalX domain-containing protein, which produces MSKTTFDVTMARDVVLVCVPDADRRQRITTALREEWPVRTAHDEPETVASLDRDVAVLVVDAAECAVESALDRREQRDCHFETAGLVAADAAVDDRFDARLETPVQMGELRATVERLHRRVRYDRLLGRYYSLAERYATLTDDGDPEELARVEGRLADLRERLDRIADGLDAADAFDAAVGDYDGDDDSFDDL; this is translated from the coding sequence GTGAGTAAGACGACCTTCGACGTGACGATGGCCCGCGACGTGGTGCTCGTCTGCGTTCCGGACGCCGACCGCAGGCAGCGGATCACGACCGCCCTCCGAGAGGAGTGGCCCGTCCGGACGGCTCACGACGAGCCGGAGACGGTCGCCAGCCTCGACCGGGACGTCGCAGTCCTCGTCGTCGACGCCGCGGAGTGTGCGGTCGAGTCCGCGCTCGACCGGCGCGAGCAGCGGGACTGCCACTTCGAGACCGCCGGGCTGGTCGCCGCGGACGCGGCGGTCGACGACCGATTCGACGCCCGGCTGGAGACCCCTGTTCAGATGGGCGAACTGCGGGCGACCGTCGAGCGACTCCACCGCCGCGTCCGGTACGACCGGCTGCTCGGCCGCTACTACTCCCTGGCCGAGCGCTACGCGACGCTGACGGACGACGGCGATCCGGAGGAACTCGCGCGCGTCGAGGGCCGGCTGGCCGACCTCCGCGAGCGCCTCGACCGCATCGCCGACGGCCTCGACGCCGCCGACGCCTTCGACGCGGCTGTCGGGGACTACGACGGCGACGACGACTCCTTCGACGACCTGTGA
- a CDS encoding DUF7504 family protein has protein sequence MSGGFSDHAVADATNVLVVASALDDADEHLCRDVLLADGSAPDRVLGVTIATSPEAKLSTWQNHLGTDPTYDFVSVDGAARSAASPAADVPGPDGPTVDRVDGVTPLDVLGTTVADHVEAGTAVCFDSITDLLEYVDEQTAFRFLHVLTSRVRTGGATAHFHIDGGAHDTETIALLSRLFDVVVEAGDDRSERE, from the coding sequence ATGAGCGGTGGGTTCAGCGATCACGCGGTGGCCGACGCGACGAACGTTCTGGTCGTCGCATCGGCCCTCGACGACGCGGACGAACACCTGTGCCGCGACGTCCTGCTGGCCGACGGCTCCGCGCCCGACCGCGTCCTCGGCGTCACGATAGCGACGTCGCCGGAGGCCAAGCTATCGACCTGGCAGAACCACCTCGGTACCGATCCGACGTACGACTTCGTCTCGGTCGACGGCGCGGCGCGCTCGGCCGCGTCGCCGGCCGCCGACGTGCCAGGGCCCGACGGACCGACCGTCGACCGGGTGGACGGCGTCACGCCGCTCGACGTGCTCGGCACGACCGTCGCGGACCACGTCGAGGCGGGGACGGCCGTATGCTTCGACTCGATCACAGACCTGCTGGAGTACGTCGACGAGCAGACGGCGTTCCGGTTCCTCCACGTGCTCACCTCGCGCGTCCGGACCGGCGGCGCGACGGCCCACTTCCACATCGACGGCGGTGCGCACGACACCGAGACCATCGCACTGCTCTCGCGGCTGTTCGACGTCGTGGTCGAGGCCGGCGACGACCGCAGTGAACGGGAATGA
- a CDS encoding DUF7503 family protein, with the protein MAMSQMHSLKDRIASHPKLVGMLFATLLFLSKAGAAAGAKINYAGP; encoded by the coding sequence ATGGCTATGAGCCAGATGCACTCTCTCAAGGACCGGATCGCTTCCCACCCGAAACTCGTCGGTATGCTGTTCGCGACGCTGCTGTTCCTGTCGAAGGCCGGCGCCGCTGCCGGCGCAAAGATCAACTACGCCGGTCCCTGA
- the ftsZ gene encoding cell division protein FtsZ, which yields MQDIVKEALERDEAEQQQLDDEDVDGFGDPRIVIVGCGGAGNNTVNRLYNIGVEGADTVAINTDKQHLKMIEADTKILVGKSLTNGLGAGGDPSMGERATEMAQGTIKDVLGDADLVFVTAGMGGGTGTGAAPVVSKIAKEQGAIVVGMVSTPFNVERARTVKAEEGLERLRNEADSIIVLDNNRLLDYVPNLPIGKAFSVMDQIIAETVKGISETITQPSLINLDYADMTSIMNQGGVAVMLVGETQDKNKTEEVVKDAMNHPLLDVDYRGASGGLVHITGGPDLTLKEAEGIAQNITERLEASANVIWGARIQEEYKGKVRVMAIMTGVQSAQVLGPSTQKQADKSREAIQEVDDESAFDASQNVEEFDDQGAYGHTDGGRDADDKNNGLDVIRTNE from the coding sequence ATGCAGGACATCGTCAAAGAGGCCCTCGAACGCGACGAGGCCGAGCAACAGCAGCTCGACGACGAGGACGTCGACGGGTTCGGCGACCCTCGCATCGTCATCGTGGGCTGTGGCGGCGCTGGCAACAACACCGTCAACCGCCTGTACAACATCGGCGTCGAGGGTGCTGACACGGTCGCGATCAACACCGACAAGCAGCACCTCAAGATGATCGAGGCCGACACGAAGATCCTCGTCGGCAAGTCCCTGACCAACGGGCTCGGCGCCGGCGGCGACCCCTCGATGGGCGAGCGCGCCACCGAGATGGCCCAGGGCACGATCAAGGACGTCCTGGGCGACGCCGACCTGGTGTTCGTCACCGCCGGCATGGGTGGCGGTACCGGCACCGGCGCCGCGCCCGTCGTCTCGAAGATCGCCAAGGAGCAGGGCGCCATCGTGGTCGGCATGGTCTCGACGCCGTTCAACGTCGAGCGCGCCCGCACGGTGAAGGCCGAGGAAGGCCTCGAGCGGCTCCGCAACGAGGCCGACTCCATCATCGTGCTGGACAACAACCGCCTGCTCGACTACGTGCCGAACCTGCCGATCGGCAAGGCCTTCTCGGTGATGGACCAGATCATCGCCGAGACGGTCAAGGGCATCTCGGAGACCATCACCCAGCCCAGCCTCATCAACCTGGACTACGCCGACATGACCTCCATCATGAATCAGGGTGGAGTCGCGGTGATGCTCGTCGGCGAGACCCAGGACAAGAACAAGACCGAGGAGGTCGTCAAGGACGCGATGAACCACCCGCTGCTCGACGTGGACTACCGCGGCGCCAGCGGCGGTCTGGTCCACATCACCGGCGGCCCCGACCTCACGCTGAAGGAGGCCGAGGGCATCGCCCAGAACATCACCGAGCGCCTGGAGGCCAGCGCCAACGTCATCTGGGGCGCGCGCATCCAGGAGGAGTACAAGGGCAAGGTCCGCGTCATGGCCATCATGACCGGCGTCCAGTCCGCCCAGGTGCTGGGTCCCTCGACCCAGAAGCAGGCCGACAAGTCCCGCGAGGCGATCCAGGAGGTCGACGACGAGTCGGCCTTCGACGCCAGCCAGAACGTCGAGGAGTTCGACGATCAGGGCGCCTACGGCCACACCGACGGCGGCCGCGACGCCGACGACAAGAACAACGGTCTCGACGTCATCCGGACCAACGAGTAG
- a CDS encoding ribbon-helix-helix domain-containing protein: protein MERVTLRIPKQQIEEVERMVETGEYPNRSEAIRAAVREMLAEQEGGQDRPSEKRKRRTWARA, encoded by the coding sequence ATGGAGCGTGTGACACTGCGGATTCCGAAACAGCAGATAGAAGAGGTCGAACGAATGGTCGAAACGGGGGAGTACCCCAACCGTAGCGAGGCCATCCGGGCCGCGGTGCGGGAGATGCTCGCCGAGCAGGAAGGCGGGCAGGACCGTCCGTCCGAAAAGCGCAAGCGCCGCACGTGGGCGAGGGCCTGA
- a CDS encoding double zinc ribbon domain-containing protein codes for MSKITFRADDDLVDRLEEFDDSKSEVMRRALREFLGETEAARPTRDAGTDAGGNVNAGDDSIDDLLVDRIDAIIRDRVDDHLDQRRGGRGGRDVNVNISLDAADAAVDARASEGRPDASHATEERKTDERSGEGTPASGRKTCPQCGENVTDEHVYCPNCGEKASRRVFCECGDELRSDWAFCPSCGRRTPAADVLDNP; via the coding sequence ATGAGTAAGATAACGTTCCGCGCCGACGACGACCTCGTCGACCGACTCGAGGAGTTCGACGACTCCAAGAGCGAGGTCATGCGTCGGGCGCTCCGGGAGTTCCTCGGTGAGACCGAGGCCGCCCGTCCGACGAGAGACGCCGGCACGGACGCCGGCGGGAACGTGAACGCCGGCGACGACAGCATCGACGACCTGCTCGTCGACCGCATCGACGCCATCATCCGTGACCGCGTCGACGACCACCTCGACCAGCGGCGAGGCGGTCGCGGTGGCCGCGACGTAAACGTCAACATCTCCCTCGACGCGGCGGACGCCGCCGTCGACGCACGCGCGAGCGAGGGGCGTCCCGACGCGTCACACGCGACAGAGGAGCGTAAGACGGACGAGCGAAGCGGTGAGGGAACCCCAGCGAGCGGGCGTAAGACGTGTCCGCAGTGCGGCGAAAACGTGACGGACGAGCACGTGTACTGCCCGAACTGCGGCGAGAAGGCGTCCCGGCGCGTCTTCTGCGAGTGCGGCGACGAGCTCCGGTCGGACTGGGCGTTCTGCCCGAGCTGCGGCCGTCGCACTCCCGCGGCGGACGTCCTCGACAATCCGTAA